The stretch of DNA AATCGCTAACCCCTTTTTTGATGTTGTGCCCACCTTGTGCCCATTCTGTGCCCAAATTTTAAGGCAGTGACCCCTGCCATGGATTTTCCCCCTGTTTTGCTCGGGCAGGGGTATTTGAATCTTGCTCAACCACTGGGAAACATGTGGTTTTGTTCCGGTTCCCGGAGGGTTTTGACCCCTGCCCCCAACAAGTCATTCATCTGGTAGAAACTCCACCAGATCCTGAATTTTACAATTTAAAAAATTGCAAATTTTTTCAAGATTCCCAATGGTCGTGTTCGGTGCCTTTTGGTTGGCGATTCGTGACAGGGTTGATAAATGAATTCCAGTCGCATCGGCAATCTCTTTCAAACTGAGCCTTTTCCCCGTTTGGAATTCCTTCTCTGCTATTAGCTCCTTCAGGTGGTATCGGATCATTGCCTCCTCCTTTTTTGCTCTTTCCTCCTAAATATAACCAGAGCTTACTGAAAAATTGAAAACCATGCAACTTATTGATATGCAGGCAAATTGTTGTCCCCAATGCATTCCCGTTGCCAGAAAAGACGTTTTTGTGACGATAATTTGATTGACATGCAATTTTCCAGCATATATACTATGTAAAACACCATCCAAGGAGGTTTGTCATGACAGAGAAGACGTTTATGACAACGGAAGAGTTGGCCCAGAAGCTGAGGTATGACCCTCGGTACATCCGGAACTGCCTCAAGGACGCAGTCTTTTTGGAAGGAGTTCATTACATCCGACCTTTTGGGCGGAGGAAGATTCTTTACATTTGGGAGGCAATTGAGCGCGATTTGACTCGTGACTTCAGCAGGAAGAGTGAATTGATTCCAATGGCAAATGGAGGTGTATGCCGTGGGTAGCATTCGTGTACGTCATGATACCGGAAAGTTGTTTTTTGATTTTCGCTTCAATGGCCGTAGGTGCAGGGAATTGACACTTCTGGATGACACAAAGGCTAACAGGGCGAAAATGGAAGCTATTATGGCAAAAATCGAAGAGAAAATCAGGGATGGCAGCTTTGTTTATGAGGAGTTTTTTCCCAATAGCAAAGCCCCCCTGAAAATGGAAAAAGACGTGGGGGTAACGGTTAAAAAACAGGCTCCGTTGAAGGATACCCCTTTGTTCGAAGATTTTGCCCAAGAGTGGTTCGAAGAAAATGAAGTCGGTTGGAAGCAGTCCTACCGCAAAACGATTCGCGGCACCTTGGACAAGTACCTGATCCCGGCCTTTGGTGAAAAGGAGGTCGGCAGCATCACCAGGGGTGAGATTCTGAAATTCCGTTCGTCACTCGCCAAAGTTCCCAACGGAAAGAAACAGGGCCTCTCACCCGATCGAATCAATCATATCATGACGCCATTGCGCATGATTCTGGATGAAGCCGCCGACCGCTATGACTTTAGCACACCCTTTGTTCGTATTAAACCATTGAAGGTCCCTCCTTCTGATGTTGATCCCTTTTCCATTGAGGAGGTGAAAGCGATTCTGAACACGGTCCGGGAGGACTTCCGCCCTTATTACACCGTGAGATTTTTCACCGGGATGCGCACTGGCGAAATTGATGGCTTGAAGTGGGAGTATGTCGATTTCGAACATCGCATCATTCGCGTTCGAGAAACTTTGGTCGATGGCCGGGAAG from Gammaproteobacteria bacterium encodes:
- a CDS encoding helix-turn-helix domain-containing protein, with the protein product MIRYHLKELIAEKEFQTGKRLSLKEIADATGIHLSTLSRIANQKAPNTTIGNLEKICNFLNCKIQDLVEFLPDE
- a CDS encoding site-specific integrase; protein product: MGSIRVRHDTGKLFFDFRFNGRRCRELTLLDDTKANRAKMEAIMAKIEEKIRDGSFVYEEFFPNSKAPLKMEKDVGVTVKKQAPLKDTPLFEDFAQEWFEENEVGWKQSYRKTIRGTLDKYLIPAFGEKEVGSITRGEILKFRSSLAKVPNGKKQGLSPDRINHIMTPLRMILDEAADRYDFSTPFVRIKPLKVPPSDVDPFSIEEVKAILNTVREDFRPYYTVRFFTGMRTGEIDGLKWEYVDFEHRIIRVRETLVDGREETPKTAGSIRDIWMSQLVYDALMLQRERTGHFRKFVFCTRNGEPFDHRNVTKRVWYPLLRYLGLKKRKPYQTRHTAATLWLAAGENPEWIARQMGHTTTRMLFTVYSRFVPNLTRRDGSAFERLLVSNLGGGDYEPNSIND